TCAAACACGGTAGACGCATTCACCGCATGGCTGGCGCTGGCCTGGCGCACCGAAGGCAATTTATCGCCCTTGCGCAACACACCGGTGCGTATGGATTCGGCAATCTCTTCCGCCAGTTTTTCGTATTTTTTCATGGCTGGGCCTTGCAGCTGATCATGCAGGCAGTATAAATCTGATATGGTTTTTTATATAGTTTCTGCATCTGTTTTATCTTGCTGGCGAGTTTTAACATGGCACACACTCAAATGAATGGAGCCAGCCATGCAAGCGGTTATTGCCGGTGCTGCCAAGCCCGCCAGAAAAATCATTCCCATCGTGCCGTATGCGGTCAAGGGCAAATATCGCAATCTCAAGACCGGGATTCTGCTCCTGGCCTACACGGTTTATTTTGGCCTGCCATGGCTCACCTGGCATGGCGCGGCGCGCAGCGGTCAGCCCTTGCTGTTTGACCTCGCCAATTCCCGCTTCTTTTTGTTTGATATCGTGATCTTCCCGCAGGACCTCATGGTGCTGATGGCGATCATGGTCATGGCGGCCACCATGCTGTTTGTGTCGGCGGCGCTGTATGGGCGTGTGTTCTGCGGGTTTTTCTGTTTTCAGACCCTGTGGACCGATGCCTTTCGCATGATAGAAGGCTGGGTGCAGGGCGAGGCGCAGGCCCGTATCCGCTTGACGAAACAACCCTGGGGCCTGGAGAAAATCGCCAAGCTGGGGCTCACCCACGCGCTCTGGCTTGTCCTGGCGTTGGCAACCGCCGTGACCTTTACCCTGTATTTTGCTGATGCCCGCCAGCTGATATCCGCCATCTGGGAGGGCCGTGCGCCCATGGCGGCCTATACCGCCATCGCCACCATCACCGCCACTACCTATGTCGCCGCCGGCTTCGCCCGCGAGAACATCTGCCGCGTGGCTTGCCCCTATGGCAAATTCCAGAGCGCCATGCAGGATCCACTGACCAAAACCGTGGTCTACGATGCTGCCCGGGGTGAACGCACCCAAGGCCGCCAGCCACCTGCCAAAGCGCTCAAGGAGCCGGGATCTCGCCAGCAGCAAGGCGTGGGTGACTGTATTGATTGCGGCTATTGCGTCAATGTCTGCCCCACCGGTGTGGATATCCGCAAAGGTTTTCAGATTGACTGCATTGCCTGTGGCTTGTGTATTGATGCCTGCAATACCATCATGAAATCCATCCAGCTGCCCACTGGCCTGATTGATTTCCGCC
Above is a window of Methylovorus glucosotrophus DNA encoding:
- the ccoG gene encoding cytochrome c oxidase accessory protein CcoG; this encodes MQAVIAGAAKPARKIIPIVPYAVKGKYRNLKTGILLLAYTVYFGLPWLTWHGAARSGQPLLFDLANSRFFLFDIVIFPQDLMVLMAIMVMAATMLFVSAALYGRVFCGFFCFQTLWTDAFRMIEGWVQGEAQARIRLTKQPWGLEKIAKLGLTHALWLVLALATAVTFTLYFADARQLISAIWEGRAPMAAYTAIATITATTYVAAGFARENICRVACPYGKFQSAMQDPLTKTVVYDAARGERTQGRQPPAKALKEPGSRQQQGVGDCIDCGYCVNVCPTGVDIRKGFQIDCIACGLCIDACNTIMKSIQLPTGLIDFRQAAAVEPAAKSATVSFASRLKQYGYLGLMALAIVFFAYKIQHLEPFVANIQQDQPLVTRMSNGDLKSRYIVRLTNKEAQAQTYVLTLQGLPPDASPARHVMHVPSGKTYASTFSIVVSPQVAQTLQGFTAVITPMEAHERAEPEQAQEFSLAYSSGQAH